Proteins encoded in a region of the Strigops habroptila isolate Jane unplaced genomic scaffold, bStrHab1.2.pri NW_022045628.1_ctg1, whole genome shotgun sequence genome:
- the TGFB1 gene encoding transforming growth factor beta-1 proprotein isoform X2 — translation MELALLLAVLGAARALSTCRSLDLEAARRKRIEAVRGQILSKLRLTAPPPAPPHTPSSSSSSAPPALPEDVRALYNSTWELLQQRARGAPPPAPEDYYAKELHRFPMEPPGDAAVGRGAPPGRALLLRFNASRVRAELGPGALLHRAELRLLRQRAPEGGDQQRLELYQGFGNASWRYLQGRWVQAAPDEEWLWFDVTEAVQQWLRGNEPLGTFKLSVHCPCDEPGPPPPMRITIEGFEQQRGDMQSIAQKHRRVPYVLAMVLPPERGNDLRSARRRRGLEPQFCFGPEEQSCCVRPLYIDFRRDLQWRWIHEPRGYMANFCGGACPYLWSADTQYSKVLALYNQHNPGGSAAPCCVPQSLDPLPIVYYVGRKARVEQLSDMVVRACKCS, via the exons ATGGAGCTGGCGCTGCTGCTGGCGGTGCTGGGCGCCGCGCGCGCCCTCTCCACGTGCCGCTCGCTGGACCTGGAGGCCGCGCGCAGGAAACGCATCGAGGCCGTTCGGGGCCAGATCCTGAGCAAGCTGCGGCTCACGgcgcccccccccgcgcccccccacaccccttcatcatcctcctcctcggCCCCCCCGGCGCTGCCCGAGGACGTGCGGGCGCTCTACAACAGCAcgtgggagctgctgcagcagcgcGCGCGGGGcgcgcccccccccgcccccgaGGACTATTATGCCAAGGAGCTGCATCGCTTCCCCATGGAGCCGCCCGGAGACG CCGCTGTGGGGCGCGGCGCCCCCCCCGGCCGCGCTCTGCTGCTGCGGTTCAACGCGTCGCGGGTGCGCGCGGAGCTGGGCCCGGGCGCGCTCCTGCACCGCGCGGAGCTGCGGCTGCTCCGGCAGAGGGCGCCCGAGGGCGGCGACCAGCAGCGCCTCGAGCTCTACCAg GGCTTCGGCAACGCCTCGTGGCGGTACCTGCAGGGCCGGTGGGTGCAGGCGGCGCCGGACGAGGAGTGGCTCTGGTTCGATGTCACCGAGGCCGTGCAGCAATGGCTCAGGGGCAACG AGCCTTTGGGCACCTTCAAGCTGAGCGTCCATTGTCCCTGTGACGAGCCGGGGCCGCCCCCCCCCATGCGGATCACCATCGAAG GGTTCGAGCAGCAGCGCGGGGACATGCAGAGCATCGCGCAGAAGCACCGGCGCGTCCCCTACGTGCTGGCCATGGTGCTGCCCCCCGAGCGCGGCAACGACCTGCGCAgcgcccggcgccgccgcgGCCTCGAGCCCCAGTTCTGCTTCGG GCcggaggagcagagctgctgcgtGCGGCCGCTCTACATCGACTTCCGGCGGGACCTGCAGTGGCGCTGGATCCACGAGCCCCGCGGCTACATGGCCAACTTCTGCGGCGGCGCCTGCCCCTACCTCTGGAGCGCGGACACGCAGTACTCCAAG GTGCTGGCGCTGTACAACCAGCACAACCCGGGGGGCTCGGCCGCGCCGTGCTGCGTGCCGCAGAGCCTGGACCCGCTGCCCATCGTCTACTACGTGGGGCGCAAGGCGCGCGTGGAGCAGCTCTCGGACATGGTGGTGCGGGCCTGCAAGT
- the TGFB1 gene encoding transforming growth factor beta-1 proprotein isoform X3, producing MELALLLAVLGAARALSTCRSLDLEAARRKRIEAVRGQILSKLRLTAPPPAPPHTPSSSSSSAPPALPEDVRALYNSTWELLQQRARGAPPPAPEDYYAKELHRFPMEPPGDAAVGRGAPPGRALLLRFNASRVRAELGPGALLHRAELRLLRQRAPEGGDQQRLELYQGFGNASWRYLQGRWVQAAPDEEWLWFDVTEAVQQWLRGNEPLGTFKLSVHCPCDEPGPPPPMRITIEGFEQQRGDMQSIAQKHRRVPYVLAMVLPPERGNDLRSARRRRGLEPQFCFGPKPAKTSPKPPHGPPVLLPVSTNSPKPAPKSARTTRWAPR from the exons ATGGAGCTGGCGCTGCTGCTGGCGGTGCTGGGCGCCGCGCGCGCCCTCTCCACGTGCCGCTCGCTGGACCTGGAGGCCGCGCGCAGGAAACGCATCGAGGCCGTTCGGGGCCAGATCCTGAGCAAGCTGCGGCTCACGgcgcccccccccgcgcccccccacaccccttcatcatcctcctcctcggCCCCCCCGGCGCTGCCCGAGGACGTGCGGGCGCTCTACAACAGCAcgtgggagctgctgcagcagcgcGCGCGGGGcgcgcccccccccgcccccgaGGACTATTATGCCAAGGAGCTGCATCGCTTCCCCATGGAGCCGCCCGGAGACG CCGCTGTGGGGCGCGGCGCCCCCCCCGGCCGCGCTCTGCTGCTGCGGTTCAACGCGTCGCGGGTGCGCGCGGAGCTGGGCCCGGGCGCGCTCCTGCACCGCGCGGAGCTGCGGCTGCTCCGGCAGAGGGCGCCCGAGGGCGGCGACCAGCAGCGCCTCGAGCTCTACCAg GGCTTCGGCAACGCCTCGTGGCGGTACCTGCAGGGCCGGTGGGTGCAGGCGGCGCCGGACGAGGAGTGGCTCTGGTTCGATGTCACCGAGGCCGTGCAGCAATGGCTCAGGGGCAACG AGCCTTTGGGCACCTTCAAGCTGAGCGTCCATTGTCCCTGTGACGAGCCGGGGCCGCCCCCCCCCATGCGGATCACCATCGAAG GGTTCGAGCAGCAGCGCGGGGACATGCAGAGCATCGCGCAGAAGCACCGGCGCGTCCCCTACGTGCTGGCCATGGTGCTGCCCCCCGAGCGCGGCAACGACCTGCGCAgcgcccggcgccgccgcgGCCTCGAGCCCCAGTTCTGCTTCGG cccaaaaccagccaaaaccagccccaaaccaccccatggacccccagTTCTGCTTCCGGTGAGCAcaaacagccccaaaccagccccgAAATCAGCCCGAACCACCCGATGGGCCCCTCGGTGA